ATCTGACCATAGACGCCGACCAGCGGTTGCAAATCGGCAGGATCAATCAGGTCGACTTTGTTGATGCAGATGACCGGCGTGATTCCCGCTTTTTCCGCCGTGATCAAATAGCGGTCAATCAAGTTCGGCTTCAGATAGGGTTCGGCGGCGCTGGCGACAATCAGCAGTTGGTCAACGTTGGCGACAATCACATGCTGCCGACGCTTGCTGGCCCGACAGAGAATCCCATAACGGGGCTCGATGCTCTCGATGACGCCTTCTTGGTTATCGGCGGCGCGAAACCAAACGCGATCTCCAGCTGCGACCACATGCCGCTGATCGGTCGAAAGCGTTTTTAACAGACGCCGAGTGGCGCACTGATAAATCTGGCCGCTCGCCATTTCGACTTCGCTGACCAGTCCGCGAACGCGTAACACGCGCCCCTGCAGACATTCTGATTGATCAACGTCGATTTGCAGCTCGCCATCTTCACCTTCGGCGGCGCCATGGATTGTTCGCTTGCGGGTCAGGTCTCCTTTGCCAGACAGACGTTCGGCCGAAGCGAGCTTGTCATGGTTGATCTCGTCTTTCGCGAATTGACGAGTCAGATCGGCGTCGCGAACGCGCGAGGACCGGTTCTTGCGGAATTCAGTGCGAAACTTTTTGGAACTGCGCTTCGCCATAGGTTCTTGCGACTACGCCTCTTCCGATTGCGTGCGCGGAGGAGCCTCGACGCCGGGCATTCCATTGCTTGATTCGTACCGGGTCTCTTCTTCGTGATCCGTTTTCTTGTTCAACGCATGCACCGACGGGCCGATCAGCGCGGTGATCTCCACGTCAGACAACTCTTCTTTTTCGCACAACTCTTTGGTGAGACTTTCCAGCTTCTCTCGATTCTTCAACAAGACGTCGTAAGCCCGTTTCGCCGCGTCATGCAAAATGCGGGCAATTTCTTCGTCAATCACCTGCATCGTGTGTTCACTGAACAGACGAGACTCGTGCATTTCGCGTCCTAAGAACGGATCTTCGCCTGACATCTTGTAGCTGACCGGTCCGATTCGCTCGCTCATGCCCCACTGAGTCACCATCCGGCGAACCATTTTAGTGGCTCGCTCCAGGTCGTTCTCGGCGCCGGCGCTCAGCTCTTCGTAGGCGATTTTCTCGGCGGCGCGGCCCCCCAGGATAAACGCCAACTTGTCGAATAGTTCGCTCTCGCTGACGTTCATCCGCTCTTCTTCGGGCACTGTCTGCGTGACGCCCAGCGCACGACCGCGCGGAATCACCGTTACCTTATGCAGACGATCGACACCCGGCAGCAGCCAGGCCAATAACGCGTGACCCGCTTCGTGATAAGCAGTCTTTTCTTTTTCTCGCGCGACCAGCGTTTCTTCGCGACGAGCCCCCATCAAGATTTTGTCGCGGGCATATTCAAAGTCGATCATGTGGACTTCCGTCTTGTCCTGACGAGTCGCCCACAGCGCCGCTTCGTTGATCAGGTTACGGATGTCAGCGCCGGTCAGACCGACGGAACCGGCCGCCAAACGCTCCATCGAAACGTCATCCGATAGCGGCACGTTTTTCACATGCACTTTGAAGATTTCCAAGCGCCCCTTCAAACTGGGACGATCGACGGTAATATGCCGATCGAAGCGGCCTGGTCGCAGCAAAGCGGGATCGAGCACGTCAGGTCGGTTGGTCGCCGCGACAACGATGACGGTTTCGCCCTGCGTGAACCCGTCCATCTCGCTCAAAATCTGGTTGAGCGTTTGCTCGCGCTCGTCATGACCACCGCCAAGTCCGGCGCCGCGTTGGCGACCGACGGCGTCAATTTCGTCAATGAAGACGATCGACGGCGCGTTGTCTTTGGCCGTTTTGAACAAGTCACGAACGCGACTCGCGCCGACGCCGACAAACATTTGAATAAATTCAGATCCGCTCACCGAGTAAAACGGCACTCCCGCTTCGCCGGCGATCGCGCGAGCCAAGAGGGTTTTGCCGGTGCCAGGAGGTCCGATCAGCAGCACCCCCTTGGGCACTTGGCCGCCGAGACGTTGAAATTTTTCAGGCTTCCGCAAAAAGTCGACGATCTCTTGCAGATCGCTTTTCACCCCTTCCAGTCCGGCGACGTCGTTAAACGTCACGGCGCGGCGGTTGGCTTCGTACTTTTTGGCCGGGCTCTTGCTAAAGCCTGACAGAAAACCGCCTCCCATGATCTGATCACGGCTACGGCGGAAGCTGTTCCAGATCAATAACAACACCACTAGCGGCAACAGGGCGAAGAGTACGCCCAGGATGACCATGCTGTGGTTTTGTTCTTTGTAGGCGAACTCGACGTCGTTCTCGGTCAGCAGCGTGGTCGCTTCGGCGGCGGCGGCGTCTCCAGCGCGGATATTCACCCGAAATTTCGACGGCAGTTCGATTGGATTGTTATTTTTATCCTTTTTCTCGACAAACTTGCCGTCGGCCCCCTCCTCCCGCGCATGGACCGTGCGAATGAATTCGCCGGTGATTTGCGCTTCATCAATCAAGACGTCTTTGACGTTATGATCTTTGACTTGCTCTTCGAATTTCGAGTAGGAGATCAGCCCGCGGTTCGAGCCTCCTGGAGACGCCAACAGCATCACCACCAGCACCGCTAGAAGCAGCATCACCAAAAAGATGCTGAACTGTGGCCGGAAGCCGCCGGGTGCAGGCTCGTTTTTCGGGTTCTCTTGATTCGGATCGTTTGGCTGTTCCGCCATCCATATTCCCTTACAGGGACCAACTATTGATTTGAAACGCGGTAGGATCGACGTGCAGGATACGGCGCAAATCGCCGCAAAACCATAAGTATTCTTACCTTTTGCATATCAAGTTGCCCACCCCCTGAGGCTTTTAACATCGTGACTTCGCAGCCGCAAAACCCGCAAACTACGCCTGTTCGACGCAAAGCGGCGGTTGCCGTGATCGTGCGACAGCGGCGACTCTTGGTGATTCGTCGATCCGAGAAAGTGGTCGCGCCCGGCAAACTTTGCTTTCCTGGCGGCGGCATCTTGGCAGGCGAGTCGGAGCATGACGCAGTAATTCGAGAAATCCAGGAAGAAATCGGCGTCTCCTGCGTGCCGCAGCAAAAAATCTGGCGTAGCCAGACATCTTGGGGCACTGAAGTCGCCTGGTGGGAGACGACAATCGATGCGGCGGCTCCCTTGACGCTTAATCTGGAAGAAGTCGCCGAAGCCGTCTGGTTACGCCCTACTGAGCTGCACGCTCGCGCCGATTTGTTGCCAAGCAACTACGAATTTCTCTCGGCCTGGAAAGCCGCGAAATTCAGCATCGGCGGATTTAGCGACCCGTTTGGCCCGCATGACGGCGATTGAAGATTTCAGGATCAAACGGATCCCGTGACTGATAACCGCCGCTTTGCCCTGCTGCAGCTGGAGCCGGCGTATTTGGCGCTCGCTGAATGTTGCTCGGCAGTGAACCCGGAAGCGTGCTGGACGATGGACTCGGCGTCATCCGGGAAGACGGGATCGGCGTCAGCGTCTCTTGAAATCCAACTTGCTGAACCTCGTTATTGAGCGGTCGCGCTTCGCCGCGCGGCTGAACGGTGATCGCCCATGCACGCAATGCTGCAAGTTGTCGCGGCCAAGCGTTCGTTTTCGTGTTGATTTTGTTGCCGTGCGTGTCGTACAGCACTTCCAACAGGGGGATCGTGCCGTTTTTGAGCTGGGCGACATCGTAAGTCGCCTTCATATTCCGGAGGGTCAAACGCCGCGGCATTAGCCCGTGTCCGCTCTGAATCAATTTGAATTCCGAAACGGTGGAGGCCGAACCATGGCACGCCGACGCGGAACAAGCGTTTAGCAAGATCGGCTGGACGATCGTCGCAAATTGCCCGACCGCCAGCGGGTGGAACTTTTTGGTGAATTCTTCCAATTCTTTGTCCGAGATCACCGCGAGCTGGTCCTTGACCGGGGTCTCTTCGATCGCCGAAGTCATCGCAATTTCTGGTTGCTTGAGCAGTGAATCGAGCCGCCGTCGCGACATTTGGCCCATCGCATTATCGGGTTCCGAGCGTTCTACCCACCGTAAATGGTGGTCTGCTTCCGAAAAAAGTTCCGATCGCATGCACCATTCGGCGATCTCTAAGCGTCCGGCGATCGTATCCAACGATACTTGTCCACAGCGGTACTCATGCGCTTCGGCCAAAGTAGAGCAGCGATACTGCACCTGCTTCGAGGCGACTCGAATCACCGCATCCTCATTGATTGCAACAACATACGCATCGCCAGACACGGTAATCGCACCGGCGAGAGTATTGCCGTTTTTCAACAATAACACGCCGTGCGTAGGGCCGATCCACCCTTCCTGGCCAAGAGCGGGGGAAACGGTCGCTAACGACAACAACAAGATGGTCAGTATGCGTTTCATGGGGGTCGAAGGCTATCGATCCTCTCGACATGCGTCAATCGCAATTCGCCGCAGCGGCAAAATGCCGTTTGTGAAGAGAATTTCACTAAAATCCGCACAACCCGTTACATGTCAACAACTTCCGGCTTTATTCGACTACTAGCAAATCGCCGTCGCCGCAACTATATTGGAGCTTTCCTCACTTCAAGCTGGCATGAGTGCAGCGAAATGAATGGCAACTGGGTACGGCACGAGACCATTTTCGTGGGTCGCGTACAGGGAGTCGGTTTTCGCGCGACGGCGCA
The nucleotide sequence above comes from Blastopirellula sp. J2-11. Encoded proteins:
- the rsgA gene encoding ribosome small subunit-dependent GTPase A — protein: MAKRSSKKFRTEFRKNRSSRVRDADLTRQFAKDEINHDKLASAERLSGKGDLTRKRTIHGAAEGEDGELQIDVDQSECLQGRVLRVRGLVSEVEMASGQIYQCATRRLLKTLSTDQRHVVAAGDRVWFRAADNQEGVIESIEPRYGILCRASKRRQHVIVANVDQLLIVASAAEPYLKPNLIDRYLITAEKAGITPVICINKVDLIDPADLQPLVGVYGQMGYQVILLSATEGIGVERLRVAVRDRASVLSGQSGVGKSTILNAIEPGLNLRVGHVSETTDKGRHTTTTSSLVPLAAGGHVVDTPGIRQFQLWDVIPEEVAGYFRDLRPFITGCRFPDCSHTHEEGCGVKGAVADGFLDVRRYESYCQIYAGDMA
- a CDS encoding NUDIX domain-containing protein translates to MTSQPQNPQTTPVRRKAAVAVIVRQRRLLVIRRSEKVVAPGKLCFPGGGILAGESEHDAVIREIQEEIGVSCVPQQKIWRSQTSWGTEVAWWETTIDAAAPLTLNLEEVAEAVWLRPTELHARADLLPSNYEFLSAWKAAKFSIGGFSDPFGPHDGD
- the ftsH gene encoding ATP-dependent zinc metalloprotease FtsH, whose amino-acid sequence is MLLLAVLVVMLLASPGGSNRGLISYSKFEEQVKDHNVKDVLIDEAQITGEFIRTVHAREEGADGKFVEKKDKNNNPIELPSKFRVNIRAGDAAAAEATTLLTENDVEFAYKEQNHSMVILGVLFALLPLVVLLLIWNSFRRSRDQIMGGGFLSGFSKSPAKKYEANRRAVTFNDVAGLEGVKSDLQEIVDFLRKPEKFQRLGGQVPKGVLLIGPPGTGKTLLARAIAGEAGVPFYSVSGSEFIQMFVGVGASRVRDLFKTAKDNAPSIVFIDEIDAVGRQRGAGLGGGHDEREQTLNQILSEMDGFTQGETVIVVAATNRPDVLDPALLRPGRFDRHITVDRPSLKGRLEIFKVHVKNVPLSDDVSMERLAAGSVGLTGADIRNLINEAALWATRQDKTEVHMIDFEYARDKILMGARREETLVAREKEKTAYHEAGHALLAWLLPGVDRLHKVTVIPRGRALGVTQTVPEEERMNVSESELFDKLAFILGGRAAEKIAYEELSAGAENDLERATKMVRRMVTQWGMSERIGPVSYKMSGEDPFLGREMHESRLFSEHTMQVIDEEIARILHDAAKRAYDVLLKNREKLESLTKELCEKEELSDVEITALIGPSVHALNKKTDHEEETRYESSNGMPGVEAPPRTQSEEA